GAGTTATCAACACTGCAGCTCAATAAATTGAATTATGTATTCATATCAGGTTTGCATATTACTGAGCAATCTCATTATTAAATTCTCCTTCATGTACTGATGATTTTACTATTATCTTTCTTTGTCAATACATATTAAATTACACAATAACACGTAAATTATTTTGGATTTTTATATGGAATATTTTTTCATTCATTGGTGAAGCTGAAAGAGATCAACTTCAGATTTTATTATGAGTTCTTTCGTTATAAAATAGTATCATAAAATcctcattatttaattttatcccTATGAAATAGTGATCATAATGtcatatgatattttttttacatgatataaaaaaaactaCTATTACATCTTTTAtatcttttactatttattaaagtTGGGCATGCTAGAATAACTAAACGGTGTCTTGGTGAAATACTTCACTCATTCAACGATCTTTTTACAAAAGTTTGATTTTTATCTCTTTCTCTTTTTAGTAATGTTTTTACCCCTTATGAgtgttttccaatttttttttatcgttCGAATTATAGAATCTCTAAAATATGACACACATTTTGAATGTTAGTTTCAGTTTCCCTTTTATGAatgttttcaaatatttaattgtAGATCAAGTTTTTAAATTTTGTCCAACTCTTTATTCTCTCAGGTTTTTTTCATCTTCATTATTCGGTGTTCTTAGATTCATTTGTGATAAGTGCTGTCAATTTACTCTCATCTAATTATCAGCATTTCACGACGCTCACAACTTGGAACTGTCTTAGGAGACGTCACCTTTCATATGCGTTCAGAAGTGAACCAGACCTCGAGaccattttttaatatttggacTCGAATTTTGTACCATTTATAATGATTCTGCTTTGGATATGTCTTTTACatctttttaaaaacaaaactttAAACTTTTATCTTTTGCTTCTCTAACTGTTTCTCTACTACAATTTCTCTACAACTTGcaataaatttatcatattttgtTTCAGATTTTTGAAATTTCTTTAAATAGTTTTGGCAATGGTTTCTTCATTCAGTATGTTAGCTTATGCTTTAGGTTGATTTTGATGTAATGAGAATATATTTGTCTTGCAGATATCTAAATATTGAAACATGAAAGCCATGAGTTCGGGAGAACATAGATCAGACAACAATGTCAATAACATGTTTTCTATCCAAAATGACGTTGCAAATCAACAACAAAGTCTCCACATGTATGCTATTTTTTTCATTCAAAatctcaagaaaacattttaatacTATTTAGCTTAATAAGAATTAATAATATCTCTATCCCTGTTTTCTAACCATGTTTTTATCTCTATCCATGTTTATTTATTTCTCATCCTATAACTTATCACGTCTCTCAAATAACCATTTTTGGCATGGATATTACAATTTCTATActtatttaatcatttttaaaaaGTACTTGGTTAGTGTCTAATGGAtaaacatattatttatgatttcattTTTGTTGGTTTAAGTTCAATTTTTTTGTTGGTTTTGACTTTGTGCTTTTTTTCTCAAAAGCTGAAGGATACTGGTTTATTTGTAGAAATGACATACTCAATTCAATGGATTAGATCTACTCGCCCAATCTTCATCTGGTTTGTTTTTAACAATGAATAAATTTATGATCTATAATTTATTATGTTGCTTTATAttaataatcatatcaaattcgtttgtttgtttttatattGCAGGTGATAATGTATTTATTACGAGCTTCACGGTCATATGATATAATCTCTCGCATATTGTCAATGTATTCACTAAATCATTAACTTAAGTCTTCttaaatattgttttatatAATCTTTACAgacaaatttacattttggttGGTAGATTAAACTAAAATGTTTCAAGATCTAGCAAAGTTTCGATCTCAAAATCCGAACTTTTATCTGACACATTTGCATCTTTACTGATTTGACATATTTGAATTTTTCATGCATATGTATTTAAACCTGACGATTCATACATAAAAAACGCGGATGATGGAGGCATGAATCCAACCAATAGTCTCCATAAATAGCCAACGCGCAGGTTTTTAAAAGTCTTAGTATTACCTTAATAAAGTTGACCTTAGCATGGATTTACAAACTTATTATTTCCATTGTTATCTActtaaattgttgatttctatttCAACTTAAGCAAAACATAATACGTGTCTTCCGGAAATTATTTAATTCTACCCCTATTGAAATAATTTGTATTGTTCATCTTTGTGAATTAATATACTTACAATATTTTGGTTTTTTTGGCAAACAAAAGGAGTTTGTCAATTTCTACTTTATTTTCCATATATTTAGCAAAATCCTTGCAGTAGTTtacattttgttatgtcatgTCAAATTTTTATATCACGCTTTAATAGATTGCTCTATTTcttttgtatatatatgttgtaCTTTGTATGATTCgataaaatgaatttttattaatACGCTAGAACATAAAGTGTTTAACTTATGCATACAATGCCTAAAGATAAATACAGTTTTAATTGTTTTTGTTCAATTACTAAGCTGAATTTAAGAGACAAATTTGAAGTTTTTATATTCAATAGATTTTAGATCGATGATGTTATGATAATTTTTGGAAAATCATTTGATTATTAGTTTACTTTTTTATATTATCATTATTTCACATGAGATGATATTGCGGCttcaaaagaatattatttttttatgattaaaacATACATCAAGTacaaaatattttggtgtcaTGTTGTTGTAATATCATGTATGTTTAATATATTAGCTCAATATATTCATGACACTCGCAACGCGTGTGCCTCAGTGGCTAGTATTAATAAAGTATCAATGTGTTGAATTACGTGTACAGATGGATCTCCTCCTTTCCCAGCGTTCATATATAATTGTGACATCGAGGTTTGGCGAGAGAGATCACATCTGAATGAAACTCTATCGATAATTTATTAATAatcgaaacaaaacaaaaagtgCAGTAGAATTTGCCAAACCCTGAATAAGGtatatgtttcacaaaatacgatccgtgagaccgtatcacacaaatttttgccaataCTAATAATGTCTTGTaagattttctaaaaaaaaatgagTGTCTTTACAGCTTAACTTATAAGTTGCTTAAAATATCTGATAACATGTTCAAGTACTTTATGAAAGTTTTTgcaatacatacatatatattatatataagcttaatacaattttaaattatacaCTCCACTTTGGGCTCGAAGAAATGGGCCACAACGTAGTAGGCTCATCCTTCAGTGAAGAAGCCCAATCCCACGAAAGGAACGTCCTAGAAGCTTAACGAAAGAACTAGCATATCCTCGAAATGCTAGAGGAGAATTAATGGCGGTCTTTCACGAATGTGCTAGAATCGTCTTCTTCGTATTTATATACCTGCGATTCGTCGAATCCATAAACATAACGAAAGAGATTTATAATTTCAGGCTTGTGTATAATCTTCATAATCTACGTTCGATCGAGCAAACAATGTCTTTGATTCCGACTTTATTTGGCAACCGTAGGAGCAACATTTGCGACCCATTTTCAGTGGACATCTGGGATCCATTTCAAGGTTTCCCTTTCTCAGGTCAATCAAACAATGCACGTGGTGAGGTCTCTGCGTTCGCCGGTGCCCGCGTCGACTGGAAAGAGACGCCGGAAGCTCACGTGTTCAAGGCGGATCTTCCGGGCTTGAATAAGGAGGAGGTGAAAGTTGAGGTGGAAGAAGGTGGGGTTCTTAAGATAAGCGGCGAGAGAAGCAGAGAGAAGGAGGAGAAGAACGATAAGTGGCACCGTGTGGAGAGGAGCAGTGGCAAGTTCCTCCGCCGGTTCAGGCTTCCGGAGGGTGCGAAGGTAGAAGCAATAAAGGCGGCGATGGAGAACGGAGTGCTGACTGTCACCGTGCCCAAGGAAGAAATCAAGAAACCGCAAGTCAAGGCCATTGACATCTCCGGTTAAGGGATCGATTACCCGTGATATATTTGTGACCATGCTGTTCAAGTTTTACTTTCTAGTTTCACCGAATGTTCAGtaattctctttttttttttttttgttttagagatgcttaaataaattttgtatttaaataagAATTTTTATTGAAGTTAAATTTTTGTGCAAATATCATATAAAGAACCCGCGAAATGGGCTTGGTTACGTTTTTTTAAAACCCCGAAAAGCGACGCATTAAGACTATTTATGTCCACGAGATCACGCGAAAAAGCATGGCGAACAGTCAAGACAAAATATCTTCTATTTTTATGTTTAAAACGCTAGACTTCCGTGGAACGTACGTTTTTTCTTTTGTTCTatgaatataatttttatttcatacaggaaaaatcatttttttaataatgttttTGTCTTAAACGTATTATTCATTAAGGTAGTATGAACAAAATCGAGCTTCTGACATAGAGGAGGCCATGGTTAAATTAATAATCCAATTTGTCTATGGCGTGAACGGCATAATTAGTGCGATTCTAAGCAGTTGATTAAAGTAGTTAATCGTGGCAGATTAAGAAGCTGcataaaacaaatatttaaaatgatgtTTATAAAATATGAGATTCTCAGCGTTCGCCATGTATCCCACTGCGTTTCATGTAACATTATTTATTCACGGCATTACTAGAAATAATGAACACAAGagacgtttttttttttaaaaaaaatgtttaataAAGTGACTTTTGACGGTGTCAGTTAAGTtaaaatgtaatatttaaaTTGGTACAAAAAGTATTTAATTAGAGCTTACAAATACATGATTTTATCTCTTAAATATTCATATCTAATTATTTGGGGatgttaaaatataatttgaagttaattttGAGTGATAttgattgttgggtgcaataattgtccataTTTGGTACAGCGATCGAACCGTTGTGTTGGAGctactgtgcggtttaaaagatttgagctgcaccattaccactagctgtaacttttggtaaagcggcaagtgtTCGGTCCTACACTGATGATAACATTCGTGAAGTAAAAATATGATacctaaattaatacaaataatacataattcGAGTCCACATATACTTGATTTTACACtttaaatactcaaattcgattatttgatgatgtcaaaatatatagtttGAAGTTAGTATTGAGTGTCTTTTGATGATGAGATTTGTGAATTAAAAATGTGATATTTAAATTGGTACAAACAGTACCTAATTCGATTCTACATATATTTGATCTTACCCTTTTAAAACTCAATTTCGATTATTTTgagatataaaaaaatatagtttcaAGTAATATTGAGTGACTTTTGATGTGCATTTGTGAAGCTAAAATGTGATTTCTAACGTAGCACAAAAAATATCTAATTCGAGTATTTCAATACTTTATTTTACTctctaaataataaatataaattaatttttatgtcaatATATGTAGTTCGAAGGTAATATTGAGTGTTTTTTGATGATGATATTCGTGAAGTAAAAATATGATACTTAAATTAATACAAAAAATACATAATTCGAGTCCAGAAATACATAATTTTATCATTCAAAAACTCAAGTTTGGTTATTTGATTATGTAAAAAATAtagtttgaagttaatattTTCAATAGTGTCATTcgtgaaataaaaatgtgataCATAAATTATTACAAAGAAAACCTAGTTCGAGTTACAAATAGTTGATTTTCTCCTGTAAATACTCATATCTGATTATTTGGAGACgtcatattatgtattatttatttaaataataaaaggacaaaattgtaaatttgagtttttagggagataaaagtaaaaatatagTATTGTGAGGTACTGATTCTGAAAAATTCTGGTTATGTAATAAATCTTAATTCAAACATTGACAgagtcattttttttttaaatttacctttttttaatatattgtaTTGATTTTTATTAGTAACAGTTCTATTCAACCAATATGTCGAATAcaatgataaataattaaatttgacaGTTGGATTGTTATCTTGTtttaagcaaaaacttgtgtgagatggtctcacataagactcactcttTGTTTGAATATGATCTTAAATGGTATACAAAATTTGATATaagaattaaatttatttattatatgaatgattttaagttattattTAAACACCCATACTTAATAATCTTAATACTTCGTACATTGCACGAATGAGATATtaatatgaaaaataataaagaaTGATTAATAATCCCATTTTATATCACAAATATGAACTATCGGAACAAACcaaattattgatataattattatatcaataattttaagttattattTAAACACTCAtactttcaaatactccaattATCATCATTTCATCTCACAAATTAATGGTTAGAAAATATAATCTTTATAAAACTATAATAAACTAATTAGTGATTTGTTAAACAGAAACATTAATCTAATAATATACTTGAAATAATACAAAAATGAGAAAATCGTAAATTTTGTAtccaaatttatattttgttataaGACGTAAAAATCGTTTTAAGCCGtataaaaataaattcttataataataataataataataataataataatatctttataatatttataaggtatatttattttaattctaCACTCAACTTTGGGCTCGAAGAAATGGGCCACGACATAGTAGCTCATTGTTCATGGAAGAAGCCCAATAACCCACGAAAGGAACGTCCCAGAAACTTAACGAAAGAACCAGCATATCCTCGCAATGTTCAGAGGATAATTAATGGCGGTCTTTCACGAATGTGCTAGAATCGTCTTCTTCGTATTTATATACTTGCGATTCGTCGAATCAATCCACATCACGAAAAGATTTTCATAATTGCAGGCTTGTGTACGATCTTCATAATCTACGTTCGATCGAGCAAATAATGTCTTTGATTCCGACTTTATTTGGCAACCGTAGGAGCAACATTTGCGACCCATTTTCAATGGACATCTGGGATCCCTTTCAAGGTTTCCCTTTCTCAGGTCAATCAAACAATGCACGTGGTGAGGTCTCTGCGTTCGCCGGTGCCCGCGTCGACTGGAAAGAGACACCGGAAGCTCACGTGTTCAAGGCGGATCTTCCGGGCTTGAATAAGGAGGAGGTGAAAGTTGAGGTGGAAGAAGGTGGGGTTCTCAAGATCAGCGGCGAGAGAAGCAGAGAGAAGGAGGAGAAGAACGATAAGTGGCACCGTGTGGAGAGGAGCAGTGGCAAGTTCCTCCGCCGGTTCAGGCTTCCGGAGGGTGCGAAGGTAGAAGGAATAAAGGCGGCGATGGAGAACGGAGTGCTGACTGTCACCGTGCCCAAGGAAGAAATCAAGAAACCGCAAGTCAAGGCCATTGACATCTCCGGTTAAGGGATCAATGGCCCGTGATTTATTTGTGACCATGCTGTTCGACTTTTACTTTCTAGTTTCACCGAATGTTCAGTAAttgtctcttttttttttttgttttatgaatgcttaaataaattttgtatttaaataagAATTTTTATTGAAGTTACATTTTATAATATCTAAATTTTTGTGCAAATATcataggcaaaaatttgtgtgagacggtcttacgggtagTATAtgtaagacgaatatcttatttggatcactcttgaaaaagtattattttttatgttaagactattactttttattttgaatatggaATGGTTTGATTCATTCCACagattatgattcgtgagatggtCTTACATGAGATCTACTCGATATCTTATAGAGAACACGGGAAATTGGCTTGGTTACTTTCTTTTTAAAAACCCGAAAAGCGAGACATTAAGACTACCTatgtctcaaaaaaaaaaaaaaaaagactacTTATGTACATGAGATCGCACTGAAAAACATACCAAAGTTGAGTCACGTAGGGTGATAGTTGAGACAAAATAAGTTTAAAGCGCTCGACTTCTGACGAAAGTACGTCTTTTATCTTGTTATatgaatataatttttatttcatactggaaaaatcatttttttaataatgttttGTCTTAAATGTATTATTCATTAAGATAGTATGAACAAAACCGAGCTTCTGACCAAATTTGGCCGATGTTAAGAAACAATGTCGTATATTTTGAAgtatttttaaaacatttttttcataaaattcGGACATCACAACCAAGTTtctcaattaatttattaaactgttTTTTTGTCAAAAGCCGAAAGGCGaaaaattaacttcaaatattaTTGGTATTGTATAATTTGAGCTGTAGAATGAATATTGACTTATTTCAGCTTTGGGCTCGAAATAATGGGCCACAACATATTAGCTCATCATTCGTTGAAGAAGCCCAATAACCCACGAAAGGAAAGTCCTAGAAGCATAACGAAAGAACCAGCATATGCGCGAAATGTTAAGAGGAGAATTAATGGCGGTCTTTCACGAATGTGCTAGAATCGGCTTCTTCCTATTTATATACCTGCGATTCGTCAAAACCATCCACGTAACGTAAAGAGTTTCATAATTGCAGGCTTGTGTATAATCTGCGTTCGATCGAGCAAAAAATGTCTTTGATTCCGACTTTATTTGGCAACCGTAGGAGCAACATTTGCGGCCCATTTTCAATGGACATCTGGGATCCCTTTCAAGGTTTC
This is a stretch of genomic DNA from Primulina eburnea isolate SZY01 chromosome 11, ASM2296580v1, whole genome shotgun sequence. It encodes these proteins:
- the LOC140804637 gene encoding 17.3 kDa class I heat shock protein-like; this encodes MAVFHECARIVFFVFIYLRFVESINITKEIYNFRLVYNLHNLRSIEQTMSLIPTLFGNRRSNICDPFSVDIWDPFQGFPFSGQSNNARGEVSAFAGARVDWKETPEAHVFKADLPGLNKEEVKVEVEEGGVLKISGERSREKEEKNDKWHRVERSSGKFLRRFRLPEGAKVEAIKAAMENGVLTVTVPKEEIKKPQVKAIDISG
- the LOC140804608 gene encoding 17.3 kDa class I heat shock protein-like; this encodes MSLIPTLFGNRRSNICDPFSMDIWDPFQGFPFSGQSNNARGEVSAFAGARVDWKETPEAHVFKADLPGLNKEEVKVEVEEGGVLKISGERSREKEEKNDKWHRVERSSGKFLRRFRLPEGAKVEGIKAAMENGVLTVTVPKEEIKKPQVKAIDISG